A DNA window from Eptesicus fuscus isolate TK198812 chromosome 8, DD_ASM_mEF_20220401, whole genome shotgun sequence contains the following coding sequences:
- the PPP1R3B gene encoding protein phosphatase 1 regulatory subunit 3B isoform X2, translating into MMAVDIECRYSCMAPSLRRERFAFKISPKPSKPLRPCIQLSSKKEASGVVAPTVPEKKVKKRVSFADNQGLALTMVKVFSEFDDPLDIPFNITELLDNIVSLTTAESESFVLDFSQPSADYLDFRNRLQTDRVCLENCVLKDRAVAGTVKVQNLAFEKTVKIRMTFDTWKSFTDFPCCYVKDTYSSSDRDTFSFDIRLPEKIQSYERMEFAVCYECNGQTYWDSNKGKNYRITRAELKSTQGPAESRNGPDLGISFDQFGSPRCSYGLFPEWPSYLGYEKLGPYY; encoded by the coding sequence ATGATGGCGGTGGACATCGAGTGCCGATACAGCTGCATGGCCCCTTCCTTGCGCCGAGAGCGGTTCGCCTTCAAGATCTCACCAAAGCCAAGCAAACCTCTGAGGCCTTGTATTCAGCTGAGCAGCAAGAAGGAAGCCAGCGGAGTGGTGGCCCCAACCGTCCCGGAGAAAAAGGTGAAAAAGCGAGTGTCCTTCGCAGACAaccagggcctggccctgacAATGGTCAAAGTGTTCTCGGAATTTGATGACCCGTTAGATATTCCGTTCAACATCACTGAGCTCCTAGACAACATCGTGAGTCTGACGACAGCAGAGAGCGAGAGCTTTGTGCTGGATTTTTCTCAGCCTTCGGCAGATTACTTAGACTTTAGAAACCGGCTGCAGACCGACCGCGTCTGCCTGGAGAACTGCGTGCTGAAGGACAGAGCGGTCGCCGGCACCGTGAAGGTGCAGAACCTGGCGTTTGAGAAGACGGTGAAGATCAGGATGACCTTCGACACCTGGAAAAGCTTCACAGACTTCCCCTGCTGCTATGTGAAGGACACTTACTCCAGTTCAGACAGGGACACGTTCTCCTTTGACATCCGCCTGCCTGAGAAAATCCAGTCTTACGAAAGAATGGAGTTCGCCGTGTGTTATGAGTGCAACGGGCAGACGTACTGGGACAGCAACAAAGGCAAAAACTATCGCATCACCCGGGCGGAATTGAAGTCCACTCAGGGCCCGGCCGAGTCACGAAATGGACCCGATCTGGGCATCTCCTTTGACCAGTTCGGAAGCCCTCGGTGCTCCTACGGTCTGTTCCCGGAGTGGCCCAGTTACCTAGGGTACGAAAAGCTGGGGCCCTACTATTAG